The following proteins are encoded in a genomic region of Synechococcus sp. CBW1002:
- a CDS encoding pyridoxal-dependent decarboxylase codes for MGDLDRPPLASAPPALRAASPLPFADPAQPDAALESFLHRAASQLTAWMGSSLARSPLPGLSVLPSAVPEAFGLPSEALLADLQQLMDGAYNPHHPGALAHLDPPPLAASIVGDLICAGLNNNLLAEELSPSLSRLERSLCSWLAEAIGLPAGAGGIPASGGSLSNLMALVLARHRAGLACCGQAVVLCSQDAHVSLAKALTVMGLPATALLTLPTDASGGLAIEALESRLKTLRTQGVPVLAVVATAGTTVRGAVDPLEPVADLCRRQGIWLHVDGAIGAVYALSDRHCHRVAGLAQADSITLNPQKLLGITKTSSLLLLADPAGLEEVFGTGLPYMEPSWGGSHGGEAGLQGTRPAEILKLWLGLRQLGLAGIEAVLDGAIERRRHLRQLLASGDRLDLKDGQLHLLAFCPAGYDAEQATHWSAETRQRLLAEQLMLSRPLYGGRHHLKAVLGNPHTRAEHLERLAQLVHASLLPQL; via the coding sequence ATGGGAGACCTTGACCGTCCGCCGTTGGCCAGCGCGCCACCAGCTCTGCGGGCCGCCTCGCCCCTGCCCTTTGCCGATCCTGCCCAGCCGGATGCGGCCCTGGAGTCGTTTCTGCATCGGGCTGCCAGCCAGCTCACGGCCTGGATGGGCAGCAGCCTGGCCCGCTCGCCTCTGCCTGGTCTGAGTGTGCTTCCCAGCGCGGTTCCTGAGGCTTTCGGCCTGCCATCGGAAGCCTTGCTGGCCGATCTCCAGCAACTGATGGATGGGGCCTACAACCCCCACCACCCCGGAGCCCTGGCCCACCTGGACCCCCCGCCCCTGGCGGCCTCGATCGTGGGCGATCTGATCTGCGCCGGTCTCAACAACAACCTGCTGGCGGAGGAGCTCTCCCCCAGCCTCAGTCGGCTGGAGCGCAGTCTCTGCAGCTGGCTGGCCGAAGCGATCGGTCTGCCGGCCGGTGCCGGTGGCATCCCGGCCAGCGGTGGCAGCCTCAGCAACCTGATGGCTCTGGTACTGGCACGCCACCGCGCTGGCCTGGCCTGTTGCGGCCAGGCGGTGGTGCTCTGCAGCCAGGATGCCCATGTGTCCCTGGCCAAGGCCCTCACGGTGATGGGACTGCCGGCCACGGCCCTGCTCACGCTGCCGACCGATGCCTCGGGCGGTCTTGCCATCGAGGCTCTGGAGAGCAGGCTGAAGACACTGCGAACCCAGGGAGTGCCGGTTCTGGCTGTGGTGGCCACCGCCGGCACCACCGTGCGGGGAGCGGTGGATCCCCTCGAGCCGGTGGCGGATCTGTGCCGGCGCCAGGGGATCTGGTTGCACGTGGATGGGGCGATCGGAGCGGTGTACGCCCTCAGTGATCGCCATTGCCACCGGGTGGCGGGTCTGGCTCAGGCGGATTCGATCACCCTCAATCCCCAGAAGCTTCTGGGCATCACCAAAACCTCCTCCTTGCTGTTGCTGGCTGATCCGGCAGGTCTGGAGGAGGTGTTCGGCACGGGGCTTCCTTACATGGAGCCCAGCTGGGGGGGCAGCCATGGCGGCGAGGCAGGGCTGCAGGGCACCCGTCCCGCCGAAATCCTCAAGCTCTGGCTGGGCCTTCGGCAACTGGGCCTGGCGGGAATCGAAGCGGTGCTGGATGGCGCCATCGAGCGGCGGCGACATCTGCGCCAGCTGCTGGCCTCTGGTGACCGGCTCGACCTCAAGGACGGCCAGCTGCACCTTCTCGCCTTCTGCCCCGCCGGCTATGACGCCGAGCAGGCCACCCACTGGAGCGCCGAAACCCGCCAGCGCCTTCTGGCCGAGCAGTTGATGCTGTCGCGGCCCCTGTACGGCGGCCGCCATCACCTCAAGGCCGTGCTCGGCAACCCCCACACCAGGGCCGAACACCTGGAGCGGCTGGCGCAGCTGGTGCACGCCTCGCTTCTGCCGCAGCTCTGA
- a CDS encoding YcjF family protein: protein MKLPARPWIWLVVALAVLVLVGMVLQTVNQLLWQLSYWLPGWLVGPIALLLLAGLLLVLARLVWPWLQGGRRLGRSSRSGSAAGELPPPPNNRQEAAQSQLASIDATLDRVRDAVAREALRQERERVQAELERGDLVIVLFGSGSAGKTSLIRALLGELVGEVGAPMGSTFGSNRYRLRLRGLRRAVILVDTPGILEAGVDGQRREQAARDQAARADLLLLVVDGDLRASELEVFDTLAGLGKRLLLVLNKCDLRGEREEQRLLALLRQRCQGRLTAADVVSASASPQSVPMPGGRPLQPPPEVDALLGRLAAVLHSDGEELIADNILLQSRRLSEASRALLARQRRSDADRIVDRYMWISAGVLAVTPLPGVDLLGAAAVNAQMVVEIGRIYGITLSRASAQDLALSVGRTLAGLGLIKGGVSLLSGALSLQLPTLLVGRAIQAVSAAWLTRVAGRSFITYFDQDQDWGDGGLQEVVQRQFELNRREGALRRFLDLALRRVVEPLQRPEQTALPPRRRPQAEAAAGDLDDPEP, encoded by the coding sequence ATGAAGCTGCCCGCCAGGCCCTGGATCTGGCTCGTCGTCGCCCTGGCGGTGCTGGTGCTGGTGGGCATGGTGCTGCAGACCGTGAATCAGCTGCTCTGGCAGTTGAGCTACTGGCTCCCAGGCTGGCTGGTGGGCCCGATCGCCCTGCTGCTGCTGGCCGGGCTGCTGCTGGTCCTGGCCCGGTTGGTGTGGCCCTGGCTCCAGGGAGGACGGCGCCTCGGCCGTTCCAGCCGCAGCGGCTCTGCCGCTGGTGAGCTGCCGCCGCCACCGAACAATCGCCAGGAGGCGGCCCAGAGCCAGCTGGCCTCGATTGATGCCACCCTCGATCGCGTCCGGGATGCGGTGGCTCGCGAGGCCCTGCGGCAGGAGCGGGAGCGGGTGCAGGCGGAGCTGGAGCGCGGCGATCTGGTGATCGTGCTGTTCGGCAGTGGTTCGGCCGGCAAGACCTCCCTGATCCGCGCCCTGCTGGGCGAGCTGGTGGGAGAGGTGGGGGCCCCGATGGGATCCACCTTCGGCTCGAACCGCTACCGGCTGCGGCTGCGGGGATTGCGCCGGGCGGTGATCCTGGTGGACACACCCGGCATCCTGGAGGCCGGCGTCGATGGGCAGCGACGGGAGCAGGCCGCCCGCGATCAGGCGGCCCGGGCCGATCTTTTGCTGCTGGTGGTGGACGGAGATCTGCGGGCCAGCGAGCTGGAGGTGTTCGACACCCTGGCCGGGCTGGGCAAACGCCTGCTGCTGGTGCTGAACAAGTGCGACCTGCGCGGTGAACGGGAGGAACAGCGGCTGCTGGCTCTGCTGCGCCAACGTTGCCAGGGCCGCCTGACCGCCGCTGATGTGGTCAGTGCCAGTGCGTCTCCCCAGAGCGTGCCGATGCCAGGGGGCCGTCCGCTGCAGCCTCCGCCTGAAGTCGACGCCCTGCTGGGCCGGCTGGCGGCGGTGCTGCACAGCGACGGCGAAGAGCTGATCGCCGACAACATCCTTTTGCAGAGCCGCCGACTGAGTGAGGCCAGCCGCGCCCTGCTGGCCCGCCAGCGCCGCAGCGATGCGGACCGGATCGTGGATCGCTACATGTGGATCAGTGCCGGGGTGTTGGCGGTCACGCCCCTGCCAGGGGTGGATCTGCTCGGTGCCGCCGCCGTGAATGCCCAGATGGTGGTGGAGATCGGCCGGATCTACGGCATCACCCTCAGCCGCGCCTCAGCTCAGGATCTGGCCCTCTCGGTGGGTCGCACCCTGGCGGGGCTGGGGCTGATCAAGGGGGGCGTGAGCCTGTTGAGCGGGGCTCTCAGCCTGCAGCTGCCGACCCTGCTGGTGGGTCGCGCGATTCAGGCGGTCAGCGCCGCCTGGCTGACCCGGGTGGCAGGGCGGAGCTTCATCACCTACTTCGACCAGGACCAGGACTGGGGGGATGGCGGCCTGCAGGAGGTGGTGCAACGCCAGTTCGAGCTCAACCGGCGGGAAGGAGCCCTGCGCCGCTTTCTCGACCTGGCCCTGCGCCGCGTGGTGGAGCCCCTGCAGCGGCCGGAGCAGACTGCATTGCCGCCACGCCGAAGGCCTCAGGCGGAGGCGGCAGCAGGGGACCTTGACGATCCAGAACCGTGA
- a CDS encoding transglycosylase domain-containing protein has protein sequence MTGLPLAAAQLELYGLDGSRRDPLPRHGHGTASPERGGPPSASAAAAEHAEAVSTTLEQIKPERTLRLHGGLWRIGRDPDLEIVIDHPAVSREHARLEWRGQHWLLQDAGSTNGLWWQGRRVQELLLRDGDAVAFGPEERGSVPLLVFRQPMQRRLVPLLRGACLALAGLAGGGVLLLGLALWQAPIRGSLANVRGPLALYDRNNRPLSSAEGVEHRELAALRDYPGVLIDALLASEDSRFWWHPGVDPIGTGRALVTNLVGGRVLEGGSTLTQQLARSLYPEQVGQGETLGRKWRELLVALQLEARFSKADLLLSYLNRVYLGVGWGFEDAARHYFDKPAARLELEEAALLVGLLPSPNGNDPCVAPEAALDSRNRVLAKMADTGRIGRDAARRARRRPVQLAPQACRSNGPGRNAPFYSDQVRRDLEALVGQEVAQEGNFLIDTHLDPALQQRVERQLRDTLARPAFSGVSQGAVVVLDSRSGGILAIAGGRDYRQSQFNRASMALRQPGSTFKLVPYLVALEKGARPGDRIGCGPLQWRGQFFASTCGGSLSLRQALARSSNTAALRLTQRVGLEAVVNKARVLGISSPLAAVPGLALGQSEVTLLELTGAYAAIANNGLWHQPSTIRRLTDAELCGGGARLADPATLQRCKASAAGSAAGSSRGESDPGGRQPTATVAPGRRVSSEATARALQDLLRAVVRSGTGSAAYLGGQEGGKTGTTNEGRDLLFVGFEPRRHWVIGVWLGNDDNRPTHASSALAAGLWGDLVRGAGTTSPTP, from the coding sequence ATGACCGGTCTCCCTCTGGCAGCAGCGCAACTGGAGCTCTACGGCCTCGATGGCTCCCGGAGGGATCCCCTGCCGCGCCATGGCCATGGCACCGCATCTCCCGAGCGAGGTGGGCCTCCATCGGCCTCCGCTGCAGCAGCAGAGCATGCCGAAGCTGTAAGCACCACACTTGAGCAGATCAAGCCTGAGCGCACGCTCCGCCTGCATGGCGGTCTCTGGCGCATCGGCCGGGATCCCGACCTGGAGATCGTGATCGATCACCCGGCCGTGAGTCGTGAGCACGCACGCCTGGAATGGCGCGGTCAGCATTGGCTGCTTCAGGACGCCGGCTCCACCAACGGCCTCTGGTGGCAGGGGCGGCGCGTGCAGGAGCTGCTGCTGCGGGACGGCGACGCCGTGGCTTTCGGCCCGGAAGAACGCGGGTCGGTGCCGCTGCTGGTGTTCCGCCAGCCGATGCAGCGCCGCCTGGTGCCCCTGCTGCGGGGCGCCTGCCTGGCTCTGGCGGGTCTGGCCGGTGGAGGGGTGTTGCTGCTGGGCCTGGCCCTGTGGCAGGCGCCGATCCGCGGCAGTCTGGCCAACGTGCGCGGACCCTTGGCGCTCTACGACCGCAACAACCGGCCGCTCAGCTCGGCGGAGGGCGTGGAGCATCGCGAGCTGGCCGCCTTGCGGGACTACCCGGGTGTGTTGATCGATGCACTGCTGGCCAGTGAGGACAGCCGCTTCTGGTGGCATCCGGGGGTGGATCCCATCGGGACAGGCCGGGCCCTGGTGACCAACCTGGTGGGCGGCCGCGTGCTGGAAGGTGGCAGCACCCTCACCCAGCAGCTGGCCCGCAGCCTGTATCCGGAGCAGGTGGGACAGGGGGAAACACTGGGTCGCAAGTGGCGGGAGCTGCTGGTGGCCCTTCAGCTGGAAGCCCGCTTCAGCAAGGCCGATCTGCTGCTGAGTTATCTCAACCGTGTCTACCTCGGGGTGGGCTGGGGCTTTGAGGATGCCGCCCGCCACTACTTCGACAAACCGGCCGCTCGCCTGGAGCTGGAGGAGGCCGCCCTGTTGGTGGGGCTGCTGCCCTCCCCTAACGGCAATGATCCCTGTGTGGCGCCCGAGGCCGCTCTGGACTCTCGCAACCGTGTGCTGGCCAAGATGGCGGACACGGGCCGGATCGGTCGCGATGCGGCCCGCCGGGCCCGCCGCCGCCCGGTGCAGCTCGCTCCACAGGCCTGCCGATCCAATGGACCTGGCCGCAATGCCCCGTTCTACAGCGATCAGGTGCGCCGTGATCTGGAGGCCCTGGTGGGGCAGGAGGTGGCACAGGAGGGCAACTTTCTGATCGATACCCACCTCGATCCAGCCCTGCAACAACGGGTGGAACGGCAGCTGCGCGACACCCTGGCTCGGCCGGCTTTCAGCGGCGTCAGCCAGGGTGCCGTGGTGGTGCTCGACAGTCGCAGCGGCGGCATCCTGGCCATCGCCGGCGGCCGCGACTATCGCCAGAGCCAGTTCAACCGCGCCTCGATGGCCCTGCGCCAGCCGGGCAGCACCTTCAAGCTGGTGCCCTATCTGGTGGCCCTGGAGAAGGGGGCCAGGCCGGGAGATCGGATCGGCTGCGGCCCCCTGCAATGGCGTGGTCAGTTCTTCGCCAGCACTTGCGGCGGCAGCCTCAGCCTGCGGCAGGCCCTGGCGCGCAGCAGTAACACCGCTGCGCTGCGGCTCACCCAGCGGGTCGGCCTGGAGGCGGTGGTGAACAAGGCCCGTGTGCTCGGCATCAGCAGCCCCCTGGCGGCCGTGCCGGGGTTGGCCCTGGGACAGAGCGAAGTGACGCTGCTGGAACTCACCGGTGCCTACGCCGCCATCGCCAACAACGGCCTCTGGCATCAGCCCAGCACGATCCGCCGCCTCACCGATGCGGAACTCTGTGGCGGGGGTGCTCGGCTGGCCGATCCCGCCACCCTCCAGCGCTGCAAAGCCAGTGCGGCGGGCAGTGCCGCGGGCAGTAGCCGTGGCGAGAGCGATCCAGGCGGGCGTCAGCCCACCGCCACCGTTGCCCCTGGCAGGCGGGTGAGCAGCGAAGCCACGGCCCGCGCTCTCCAGGATCTGTTGCGCGCGGTGGTGCGCAGTGGCACCGGCAGCGCCGCCTACCTGGGGGGGCAGGAGGGTGGCAAGACCGGCACCACCAACGAGGGCAGGGATCTGCTCTTCGTGGGGTTCGAGCCGCGGCGCCACTGGGTGATTGGCGTCTGGCTCGGCAATGACGACAACCGCCCCACCCACGCCAGCAGTGCCCTGGCCGCGGGCCTCTGGGGCGATCTGGTCCGAGGCGCAGGCACCACGAGCCCAACACCATGA
- the lspA gene encoding signal peptidase II, with product MIRSTLRRRPNRRQLLCLGLAALLVILDQLSKHWALKQLAAGQVDTLIPGILQLRLVFNTGAAFSLFTGSTVALGLVSLLVALGLVLWLLAQPRMGVWQASGCACLLGGAIGNGVDRWRLGAVVDFLEFVPVSFPVFNLADVAINVAVACFLLDLLGRPRSVA from the coding sequence ATGATCCGTTCAACCCTCCGGCGCCGACCCAACCGCCGCCAGCTGCTCTGCCTGGGGCTGGCGGCTCTGCTGGTGATCCTGGATCAGCTCAGCAAGCACTGGGCCTTGAAGCAACTAGCCGCCGGTCAGGTGGACACCCTGATTCCCGGGATCCTGCAACTGCGCCTGGTGTTCAACACCGGAGCCGCCTTCAGCCTGTTCACCGGCTCCACCGTCGCCCTGGGTCTGGTGAGCCTGCTGGTGGCCCTGGGGTTGGTGCTGTGGCTTCTGGCCCAGCCCCGCATGGGGGTCTGGCAAGCATCCGGTTGCGCATGCTTGCTGGGGGGAGCCATCGGCAATGGTGTCGATCGCTGGCGCCTTGGAGCCGTGGTGGATTTCCTGGAGTTCGTGCCGGTGAGCTTTCCGGTGTTCAACCTGGCGGACGTGGCGATCAACGTGGCCGTGGCCTGTTTCCTGCTGGATCTGCTTGGCCGGCCCCGTTCGGTGGCATGA
- a CDS encoding biotin transporter BioY, whose product MRALATWSGAIAGLLLILVGGLIQAAVPLPSGGLDDLTGAWTLVSLPITLQVPGLLLTALVCGPRSSMLAAVAYLSVGLFQLPVFYGGGGPSYVLDPGFGYLAGFLPAAWLTGRLARQPGMNDPLSLAGAAAIGLLVIQLCGIANLLLGALAGRWSGTLVPLLMSYSIGPLLPQLMLCCAVAVVALLLRRLLLLPS is encoded by the coding sequence TTGCGGGCCCTTGCCACCTGGAGCGGCGCCATCGCCGGACTCCTGCTCATCCTGGTTGGAGGCCTGATCCAGGCTGCCGTTCCCCTTCCCTCCGGAGGTCTGGACGATCTCACGGGTGCCTGGACGCTGGTCAGCCTGCCGATCACCCTGCAGGTCCCCGGCCTGTTGCTCACGGCGCTGGTCTGCGGCCCGCGCAGCAGCATGCTCGCGGCCGTTGCGTACCTCAGCGTGGGGCTGTTCCAGCTGCCGGTGTTCTATGGCGGTGGTGGCCCCTCCTATGTGCTGGATCCCGGCTTCGGCTATCTGGCCGGGTTTCTGCCGGCGGCCTGGCTGACGGGCCGTCTGGCCCGCCAGCCGGGCATGAACGACCCCCTCTCCCTGGCCGGTGCTGCCGCCATCGGCCTGCTGGTGATTCAGTTGTGCGGCATCGCCAACCTGCTGCTCGGGGCTCTGGCAGGCCGTTGGAGCGGCACCCTGGTGCCGTTGCTGATGAGCTATTCGATCGGGCCCCTCTTGCCCCAGCTGATGCTCTGCTGCGCCGTTGCCGTGGTGGCCCTGCTGCTGCGGCGCCTGCTGCTCCTGCCCTCATGA
- a CDS encoding NAD(P)H dehydrogenase assembly family protein: MPMLRPPDLVDPGEVGTVTAIRMMGQVSVRFRRGSFLINSDDLKLC, from the coding sequence ATGCCGATGTTGCGCCCCCCCGATCTGGTCGATCCGGGCGAGGTCGGCACGGTCACGGCCATCCGGATGATGGGTCAGGTCTCGGTGCGATTCCGTCGCGGCAGCTTCCTGATCAACAGCGATGATCTGAAGCTCTGCTGA
- a CDS encoding pitrilysin family protein, with product MPLATLSLFRTTPETMLLPGGLPLAVVHRPGPAILSARLWIRGGSSLDPAGACGAHQILAGLMTRGCGDLGPEALADLVEGCGAALRCEASEDNVLLSLKCAREDADLLLPLLLTMVQSPWLRADQFELERQLNLQALQRQKEDPFQLCHDRLRQQLYGNGPYGHDPLGLEADLQGLELEALDPLRQTLGAHGAVLVLCGDVPQSLITLLQRSLEASPWSSQAPLKGTGPLGRPGERLALCSQDTEQMVLMLGAATVPLGEQDGLALRLLHSHLGMGMSSRLFVVMREEQGLAYDVGVHLPARRGAAPFVFHLSTSADRAADACRSLLDEWQRLLEHPLDAEELELALAKFRGQDAMGRQTCGQIADRLALVLGHGLPTDYVDQALERAGQFDGAALQAAAQRCLRRPHLSLCGPTAALEGAAAVWTAHPLST from the coding sequence ATGCCCCTCGCGACGTTGTCTTTGTTCCGCACCACGCCGGAGACCATGCTGCTACCAGGCGGCCTGCCCCTTGCGGTGGTCCATCGCCCCGGGCCGGCAATCCTGTCGGCACGGCTCTGGATCCGGGGAGGCAGCAGCCTCGATCCAGCGGGAGCTTGCGGTGCCCACCAGATCCTGGCTGGCCTGATGACCCGCGGCTGCGGCGACCTGGGTCCGGAAGCCCTCGCCGATCTGGTGGAGGGATGCGGCGCCGCGCTCCGCTGCGAGGCCTCCGAAGACAACGTGCTGCTGAGCCTCAAATGCGCCAGGGAGGATGCCGATCTACTCCTGCCGCTGCTGCTGACCATGGTGCAGAGCCCCTGGCTGCGGGCCGATCAGTTTGAGCTGGAGCGGCAGCTCAATCTGCAGGCCCTGCAGCGCCAGAAGGAGGATCCGTTCCAGCTCTGCCACGACCGTCTACGCCAGCAGCTTTATGGGAACGGGCCCTACGGTCATGACCCCCTGGGGCTCGAGGCGGACCTGCAGGGCCTGGAGCTGGAGGCCCTGGATCCGCTGCGCCAGACCCTCGGGGCGCACGGCGCCGTGCTGGTGCTCTGCGGTGATGTGCCTCAGTCGTTGATCACGCTTCTGCAGCGCAGCCTGGAGGCGTCACCCTGGAGCAGCCAGGCGCCGTTGAAGGGGACTGGTCCCCTGGGGCGGCCGGGGGAGCGCCTGGCCCTCTGTTCCCAGGACACCGAACAGATGGTGCTGATGCTCGGTGCAGCCACCGTGCCCCTGGGCGAACAGGATGGTCTGGCCCTGCGGCTGCTGCACAGCCATCTGGGCATGGGGATGTCCAGCCGCCTGTTCGTCGTGATGCGCGAAGAGCAGGGGCTGGCCTACGACGTGGGTGTCCACCTGCCCGCCCGCCGCGGCGCCGCCCCGTTCGTGTTCCACCTCTCCACGTCGGCCGATCGCGCCGCCGATGCCTGCCGCTCGCTGCTGGACGAATGGCAGCGACTGCTGGAGCACCCGCTGGACGCTGAGGAACTGGAGCTGGCCCTGGCCAAGTTCCGTGGTCAGGACGCCATGGGCCGGCAGACCTGCGGCCAGATCGCCGACCGTCTGGCCCTGGTGTTGGGCCATGGACTTCCCACGGATTACGTGGACCAGGCCCTGGAGCGAGCCGGCCAGTTCGATGGTGCAGCCCTTCAGGCAGCGGCACAGCGTTGCCTGCGCCGCCCCCACCTCAGCCTCTGTGGACCGACCGCGGCGTTGGAAGGAGCCGCAGCCGTCTGGACAGCCCACCCATTATCGACCTGA
- a CDS encoding M16 family metallopeptidase, producing MPVAVPQGASPLLLPELAPPQLDHLANGAPVVSLSLPDAPLICLNLWCRAGSAWEAPQESGVAHFLEHMVFKGSAHLEAGEFDRRIEALGGSSNAATGFDDVHYHVLIPPDAADQALDLLLDLVLRPRLEEEAFAMERQVVLEELAQSEDQPEEIAMQRLLTLACPDHPYGLPILGRRDALLQHTPAVMGEFQRRLYGADRCILALSGCLETGPLAADQRFDRLSGSALAELDASSDPPSPPALRLRPGVHRLAIPRLEAARLLMAWALPAAVEQEAVMGADLLTTALAEGRRSRLVDRLREDLRIVESVDLDLHVLECGSLALLEAVCEPEDLPEVRRVIAQVWQELGETALPEAEWQRSRRLVAHAYRFGLEAAGGVAGLIGANGLWGRHAPLEHPLQLLETWSPARLQRSMLPLFDPALACVLEAVPA from the coding sequence GTGCCCGTTGCCGTGCCCCAGGGGGCGTCGCCGCTGCTGCTGCCGGAGCTGGCGCCCCCTCAGCTCGACCATCTCGCCAACGGGGCTCCGGTGGTCAGCCTGTCCCTGCCGGACGCGCCGCTCATCTGCCTCAACCTCTGGTGCCGGGCCGGCAGTGCCTGGGAGGCTCCGCAGGAGAGCGGTGTGGCCCACTTTCTCGAGCACATGGTGTTCAAGGGCAGTGCCCACCTCGAGGCCGGTGAGTTTGACCGGCGCATCGAGGCCCTGGGTGGCAGCAGCAATGCCGCCACCGGCTTCGATGACGTGCACTATCACGTGCTGATTCCACCCGACGCGGCCGATCAGGCCCTCGATCTGCTGCTGGATCTGGTGCTGCGCCCTCGCCTGGAGGAGGAGGCCTTCGCCATGGAGCGCCAGGTGGTGCTGGAGGAACTGGCCCAGAGCGAAGACCAGCCCGAGGAGATCGCCATGCAGCGCCTGCTCACTCTGGCCTGCCCGGATCACCCCTATGGATTGCCGATCCTGGGCCGCCGCGACGCCCTGCTGCAGCACACGCCCGCTGTGATGGGCGAGTTCCAGCGGCGGCTCTATGGGGCAGACCGTTGCATCCTGGCCCTCAGCGGCTGCCTGGAGACGGGTCCCCTGGCCGCGGACCAGCGGTTCGATCGGCTGAGCGGCAGTGCCCTGGCCGAGCTCGACGCCAGCAGCGATCCACCCTCGCCGCCGGCCCTGCGTCTCCGCCCTGGAGTCCACCGTCTCGCCATCCCCAGGCTGGAAGCTGCCCGCCTGCTGATGGCCTGGGCCCTGCCCGCGGCCGTTGAGCAGGAGGCCGTGATGGGCGCCGACCTGCTCACCACCGCCCTGGCGGAGGGGCGTCGCAGCCGGCTGGTGGATCGGTTGCGGGAAGATCTGCGGATCGTTGAGAGCGTCGATCTCGACCTGCACGTGCTCGAGTGCGGCAGCCTGGCCCTGCTGGAAGCGGTGTGCGAGCCCGAGGATCTGCCGGAAGTGCGCCGGGTGATAGCCCAGGTGTGGCAGGAGCTCGGCGAGACGGCCCTGCCGGAGGCCGAGTGGCAGCGAAGTCGGCGCCTGGTGGCGCATGCCTATCGATTCGGGCTCGAAGCCGCTGGTGGGGTAGCCGGACTGATCGGCGCCAATGGGCTCTGGGGCCGCCATGCTCCTCTCGAGCACCCCCTGCAGCTGCTCGAGACCTGGAGCCCCGCTCGCCTGCAGCGGAGCATGCTGCCCCTGTTTGATCCAGCCCTGGCCTGCGTGCTGGAAGCCGTTCCCGCCTGA
- a CDS encoding phycocyanobilin:ferredoxin oxidoreductase: protein MPTTEAQRAEGVHPLVDALAERIRQQWALLPELAPLAVDPALEAITGSLDGEHLFIRNELRQCRGLRKLHLETARLGAGLQILHCVFFPDPRYDLPVFGADIVAGRGGVSAAIVDLSPVRGDLPEGIDAALEGLERHTYEGERELPPWGSIFSRHVRFVRPANPQEEEWFIEEVACFLQILGEAIRGTEPQSSQHPNTIKRWAGQLHYCKQQKQNDKTRRVLEKAFNPEWADRYIEELLFDDPAPL from the coding sequence ATGCCCACCACCGAGGCCCAGCGCGCCGAGGGTGTCCATCCCCTGGTGGATGCTCTGGCCGAGAGAATCCGCCAGCAATGGGCGCTCCTGCCGGAGCTGGCCCCGCTGGCGGTGGACCCAGCCCTGGAGGCCATCACCGGCAGCCTCGATGGCGAGCACCTGTTCATCCGCAACGAGCTGCGTCAGTGCCGAGGATTGCGCAAGCTGCACCTGGAAACGGCACGGTTAGGGGCCGGCCTGCAGATCCTCCACTGCGTCTTCTTTCCGGATCCTCGCTACGACCTGCCCGTCTTCGGCGCCGACATCGTGGCGGGGCGCGGCGGAGTGTCGGCCGCCATCGTGGATCTCTCTCCGGTGCGTGGGGATCTCCCTGAAGGAATCGATGCAGCCCTGGAGGGGCTAGAGCGCCACACCTACGAAGGCGAACGGGAACTGCCGCCCTGGGGCTCGATCTTTTCGCGGCATGTGCGCTTTGTGCGGCCGGCCAATCCCCAGGAAGAGGAGTGGTTCATCGAGGAGGTGGCCTGTTTCCTGCAGATCCTGGGCGAGGCGATCAGGGGCACGGAACCGCAATCCAGCCAACATCCGAATACGATCAAGCGCTGGGCTGGTCAGCTCCACTATTGCAAGCAGCAGAAACAAAACGACAAGACCAGGCGGGTCCTGGAGAAAGCCTTCAACCCCGAATGGGCCGACCGCTACATCGAGGAGCTGCTGTTCGACGACCCGGCCCCGCTTTGA